Proteins encoded by one window of Megachile rotundata isolate GNS110a chromosome 10, iyMegRotu1, whole genome shotgun sequence:
- the LOC143265296 gene encoding uncharacterized protein LOC143265296, translated as MADEDRDVFFSPQKSGNLQQGSNPFEVSNIDRVGIRVPPFWSSNPLLWFHQLESQFALNNITVDSTKYFYVTSFLDIKCLQEVEDVIQNPPATGKYEKIKEELIRRLSRSQEQRIQQLLEHEEIGDRTPSQFLRHLRNLAGDIKVPENFLRTIWMNRLPASMRTILATQMDASLE; from the coding sequence ATGGCTGATGAAGATAGAGACGTTTTCTTCAGCCCGCAAAAGAGTGGAAATCTGCAGCAAGGATCAAACCCCTTTGAGGTGTCGAACATCGACCGTGTGGGCATCAGAGTTCCACCCTTTTGGTCCAGTAACCCGCTGCTCTGGTTTCATCAATTGGAATCACAATTCGCACTCAACAACATAACTGTGGATTCCACAAAATATTTCTATGTGACGTCGTTTTTGGACATTAAATGCTTGCAAGAGGTCGAGGATGTTATACAAAATCCTCCTGCAACTGGCAAATACGAGAAGATCAAGGAGGAGCTTATACGGAGGTTATCCAGATCGCAGGAGCAACGGATTCAGCAGCTCCTGGAACATGAAGAAATTGGCGATAGGACACCTTCGCAATTTTTACGCCATCTCCGCAACCTGGCTGGGGATATTAAAGTGCCGGAAAATTTCCTGAGGACGATCTGGATGAATCGACTGCCAGCATCAATGCGGACCATCCTCGCCACGCAGATGGATGCATCTCTCGAGTAG